From the genome of Actinacidiphila yeochonensis CN732, one region includes:
- a CDS encoding MarR family winged helix-turn-helix transcriptional regulator, translated as MSPTNADEPRGAVGLQQGAAELERELSVLFRRARAVSGELAREVHPGLEPAAYGLLVRLAEVEPERATELAAYFGVGKATMSRQLRGLEELGLIAREPDPADGRAHLTRLTSEGRERFSRVRSARRDRFLAQLDAWGAGEVAELARLLHRFNDLQGG; from the coding sequence GTGTCTCCGACGAACGCTGATGAGCCGCGTGGGGCCGTCGGCCTCCAGCAGGGGGCGGCGGAACTCGAACGCGAACTGTCGGTGCTCTTCCGCCGCGCCCGGGCCGTCTCCGGGGAACTCGCACGCGAGGTGCACCCCGGCCTGGAACCCGCCGCGTACGGGCTCCTCGTCCGCCTCGCGGAGGTCGAGCCGGAACGCGCCACGGAGCTGGCCGCCTACTTCGGCGTCGGCAAGGCGACGATGAGCCGCCAGCTGCGCGGCCTGGAGGAGCTCGGGCTGATCGCCCGCGAGCCCGACCCCGCGGACGGCCGGGCCCACCTGACGCGGCTGACCTCCGAGGGCCGGGAGCGGTTCTCCCGGGTGCGCAGCGCCCGGCGTGACCGCTTCCTCGCCCAGCTCGACGCCTGGGGCGCCGGCGAGGTGGCCGAACTCGCCCGCCTGCTGCACCGCTTCAACGACCTCCAGGGCGGCTGA
- a CDS encoding DUF742 domain-containing protein produces the protein MRAVPVAPPFPQRPVADRRTARVRPYVLTGGRTRFGHVLLVETFVATIDRPDDQAALARGGWVERVVPELQAIVELCRRMRSVAEISALLRIPLGVVRVLISDLADQGRIRVYGTGQGPGGPDRALLERVLSGLRRL, from the coding sequence ATGCGGGCGGTACCCGTGGCACCACCGTTCCCGCAGCGCCCGGTGGCGGATCGCCGGACCGCCAGGGTCCGGCCCTACGTCCTCACCGGAGGGCGCACACGATTCGGACACGTGCTGCTGGTCGAGACTTTCGTGGCTACGATCGATCGGCCGGACGACCAAGCCGCTCTTGCCAGGGGCGGTTGGGTGGAGCGAGTGGTCCCCGAGTTGCAGGCGATCGTCGAACTGTGCCGCAGGATGCGGTCGGTGGCCGAGATCTCCGCACTGCTGCGGATACCGCTCGGAGTCGTCCGGGTCCTGATCAGCGACCTGGCCGACCAGGGAAGGATTCGCGTGTACGGGACCGGGCAAGGGCCCGGCGGCCCCGACCGCGCGCTGCTCGAAAGGGTGCTCAGTGGACTTCGCAGGCTTTGA
- a CDS encoding styrene monooxygenase/indole monooxygenase family protein — protein MRSILIVGAGQAGLQLALGLQARGYDVTVMTSRTAEEIRAGRVMSTQCMFASALAVERGLGLDFWASQAPEVGGLGVSVTAPDGTRAVDWLGRLEGVAQSVDQRLKMAGWLEAFAERGGRVVVHAVAVSDLDWFSRAYDLCLVAAGKGDLVSAFGRSVTRSPYTAPQRALAVAYVHGLEPRPEHPDLAAVRCNLVPGVGELFVIPALTTSGPCDILFWEALPGGPADVFQSVRDPGEHLRLTLELMARYVPWEHARAARVELTDAGGTLSGRYAPVVRRPVAELPSGGLALGVADVVVANDPVTGQGSNNAARCADVYLRAITDRGDLPFDREWMQSAFDAYWAVAEPSVKWTNAMLAPPPEHVLGLIGAASELPPVADRFAGGFNDPADFEEWFFEPERAAAYLDRLRAEGPDAARVPTPRAEPDQAPAP, from the coding sequence ATGCGAAGCATCCTGATCGTCGGAGCCGGCCAGGCCGGCCTGCAACTCGCCCTGGGCCTCCAGGCCCGCGGCTACGACGTCACCGTCATGACCAGCCGGACCGCCGAGGAGATACGCGCCGGCCGGGTGATGTCGACCCAGTGCATGTTCGCCTCCGCGCTGGCCGTGGAGCGCGGCCTCGGCCTGGACTTCTGGGCGTCGCAGGCCCCCGAGGTCGGCGGCCTGGGGGTGTCGGTGACCGCGCCGGACGGCACCCGGGCGGTGGACTGGCTGGGGCGGCTGGAGGGCGTCGCCCAGTCGGTGGACCAGCGGCTGAAGATGGCCGGCTGGCTGGAGGCGTTCGCCGAACGCGGCGGCCGGGTCGTCGTGCACGCCGTCGCCGTCTCCGACCTCGACTGGTTCTCCCGCGCCTACGACCTGTGCCTGGTGGCGGCCGGCAAGGGCGACCTCGTCTCCGCCTTCGGCCGGAGCGTGACGCGCTCGCCCTACACCGCGCCGCAGCGGGCGCTGGCCGTCGCCTACGTGCACGGTCTGGAGCCGCGGCCGGAGCACCCGGACCTGGCGGCGGTGCGCTGCAACCTGGTGCCGGGTGTCGGCGAGCTGTTCGTCATACCGGCACTCACCACCTCCGGGCCCTGCGACATCCTCTTCTGGGAGGCCCTGCCGGGCGGCCCCGCCGACGTCTTCCAGAGCGTCCGGGACCCCGGCGAGCACCTGCGGCTCACCCTGGAGCTGATGGCCCGGTACGTGCCCTGGGAGCACGCCCGCGCGGCCCGCGTCGAGCTCACCGACGCCGGCGGGACCCTCTCCGGACGGTACGCCCCGGTGGTGCGCCGCCCGGTCGCGGAGCTGCCCTCCGGCGGTCTCGCGCTGGGGGTCGCCGACGTGGTCGTCGCCAACGACCCCGTCACCGGGCAGGGTTCCAACAACGCGGCCCGCTGCGCCGACGTCTACCTGCGGGCGATCACGGACCGCGGGGACCTGCCCTTCGACCGGGAGTGGATGCAGAGCGCGTTCGACGCGTACTGGGCGGTGGCCGAGCCGTCGGTGAAGTGGACCAACGCGATGCTCGCGCCGCCACCGGAGCACGTGCTCGGGCTGATCGGCGCGGCGAGCGAACTGCCGCCCGTCGCCGACCGGTTCGCGGGCGGCTTCAACGACCCCGCGGACTTCGAGGAGTGGTTCTTCGAGCCCGAGCGGGCCGCCGCCTACCTGGACCGGCTGCGGGCCGAAGGCCCCGACGCCGCGCGGGTCCCCACCCCCCGCGCGGAGCCGGACCAGGCGCCGGCTCCGTGA
- a CDS encoding protein phosphatase 2C domain-containing protein, whose protein sequence is MRIETATEPGSPDVPNEDFVSVAVPADGGGALVLLDGVTPPPGNGGCVHSVPWFAARLGGALLELAARREAPLADCLAAAVARTAQAHEGTCDLSHQLTPQATVVAARWDEAAVEYLVLSDSALLLAGPDGTVTAVLDDRIDRLRERGVRLAPLRNREGGFFTAAADPAVAAKAVTGSVPRDRVRALAALTDGAARSVEVYRTDGWAGAFGLLRGAGPGALIARVRALEAERPAPGKAHDDATAVLVEL, encoded by the coding sequence ATGCGGATCGAGACGGCGACCGAGCCCGGCAGCCCCGACGTGCCCAACGAGGACTTCGTGTCGGTGGCGGTCCCCGCGGACGGCGGTGGCGCGCTGGTACTGCTGGACGGCGTCACCCCGCCTCCCGGCAACGGCGGCTGCGTCCACTCGGTCCCGTGGTTCGCCGCGCGGCTGGGCGGCGCCCTGCTGGAGCTGGCGGCCCGCCGCGAAGCGCCGCTGGCGGACTGCCTGGCGGCTGCCGTGGCCCGCACCGCCCAGGCCCACGAGGGAACGTGTGATCTTTCTCACCAGCTCACGCCGCAGGCCACGGTGGTGGCGGCGCGCTGGGACGAGGCCGCCGTCGAGTACCTCGTGCTGTCGGACTCGGCGCTGCTGCTGGCCGGACCGGACGGCACGGTCACCGCCGTCCTGGACGACCGGATCGACCGGCTGCGGGAGCGCGGGGTGCGGCTGGCGCCGCTGCGCAACCGCGAGGGCGGCTTCTTCACGGCCGCCGCCGACCCGGCGGTGGCGGCCAAGGCGGTCACGGGCAGCGTGCCGCGCGACCGGGTACGGGCGCTGGCGGCGCTCACCGACGGTGCCGCGCGGTCGGTCGAGGTCTACCGGACGGACGGCTGGGCCGGCGCGTTCGGGCTGCTGCGCGGGGCCGGGCCCGGGGCGCTGATCGCCCGGGTGCGCGCGCTGGAGGCCGAGCGGCCCGCCCCGGGCAAGGCCCACGACGACGCGACCGCCGTCCTGGTGGAGCTGTAG
- a CDS encoding C40 family peptidase: MSATRRPAAARLRRPALACGTLLAAAALSLTAARSAAARPYDPPAAPQVPLSQMLTQLHTDYEQTEAATQAYDQAKETADRLRAAARTADARLAAQRTAVADARTQLGLMANQMYRDGGLSPYLSFLGGMSPQEFFGSQHVAAQLVGQQKSVLARLAHGQARLAQLNTQAQKALDGAEHAQSTAAARKKTVQTRLDQVETTLAGLTGVQIDQLQALEQADTDKAQSALMDSKALGDDPALRTPSKVGARALDYALTQVGKPYQWGAQGPDSFDCSGLTSQAWAHAGTVIPRTSQEQWQRLPHVPLALLRPGDLVIYFKGATHVAIYAGDGMVVEAPRPGADIKVAPIAANPVLGAVRPDSAQPPLAGWTAPDLGADTDQGTPFGMPATGAQGVKE; this comes from the coding sequence ATGTCAGCGACCCGAAGGCCCGCAGCAGCCCGGCTGCGCCGCCCCGCCCTGGCCTGCGGCACGCTGCTCGCCGCGGCCGCCCTGTCGCTGACCGCGGCCCGGTCCGCGGCCGCCCGGCCCTACGACCCGCCGGCCGCCCCCCAGGTGCCGCTGTCCCAGATGCTCACCCAACTGCACACGGACTACGAGCAGACCGAGGCCGCGACCCAGGCGTACGACCAGGCCAAGGAGACGGCCGACCGGCTGCGCGCCGCCGCCCGCACCGCCGACGCCCGACTGGCCGCCCAGCGGACCGCGGTGGCCGACGCCCGCACCCAGCTCGGCCTGATGGCCAACCAGATGTACCGGGACGGCGGCCTCTCGCCCTACCTGTCGTTCCTCGGGGGCATGAGCCCGCAGGAGTTCTTCGGCAGCCAGCACGTGGCGGCCCAGCTCGTCGGCCAGCAGAAGTCCGTGCTGGCCCGGCTCGCGCACGGCCAGGCCCGCCTCGCGCAGCTCAACACCCAGGCGCAGAAGGCCCTGGACGGCGCCGAGCACGCCCAGAGCACCGCGGCGGCGCGGAAGAAGACCGTCCAGACCCGTCTGGACCAGGTGGAGACCACCCTCGCCGGGCTCACCGGGGTGCAGATCGACCAGCTCCAGGCGCTGGAGCAGGCCGACACCGACAAGGCGCAGAGCGCGTTGATGGACTCCAAGGCCCTCGGCGACGACCCCGCGCTGCGCACCCCCTCCAAGGTCGGCGCCCGGGCCCTGGACTACGCCCTCACCCAGGTCGGCAAGCCCTACCAGTGGGGCGCCCAGGGGCCGGACTCCTTCGACTGCTCCGGGCTGACATCGCAGGCGTGGGCGCACGCCGGGACGGTGATCCCGCGCACCAGCCAGGAGCAGTGGCAGCGGCTGCCGCACGTGCCGCTGGCCCTGCTGCGCCCGGGCGACCTGGTGATCTACTTCAAGGGCGCCACCCACGTCGCGATCTACGCCGGCGACGGCATGGTCGTCGAGGCGCCGCGGCCGGGCGCCGACATCAAGGTCGCGCCCATCGCCGCCAACCCGGTCCTCGGTGCCGTCCGCCCCGACTCGGCGCAGCCGCCCCTGGCCGGCTGGACCGCCCCGGACCTGGGCGCCGACACGGACCAGGGCACGCCGTTCGGCATGCCGGCCACCGGCGCGCAGGGCGTCAAGGAGTAG
- a CDS encoding TetR/AcrR family transcriptional regulator, whose translation MTSSAVPAYRRMSVEQRREQLLDAAVDLFGHRRPEDVSVEDVAAAAGVSRPLVYRYFPGGKQQLYEAAVLGAAEELTGRFTLPEDGVPTERLGRALDRYLAYVDEHDAAYGALLRGGGVVGTSRTDAIVDGVRRRAADQVLRHLGVAEPGPRLAMLVRSWIASVEAVSLLWLDDGKQPPLPELSGWLVDHFTALLLATAASDPETARVAAAALAQESGDSPGGTLLARIAERLR comes from the coding sequence ATGACCAGCAGCGCGGTGCCCGCCTACCGCCGGATGAGCGTCGAGCAGCGCCGCGAGCAGCTGCTCGACGCCGCGGTGGACCTCTTCGGGCACCGCAGGCCCGAGGACGTCTCGGTGGAGGACGTGGCCGCCGCGGCCGGCGTCTCCCGCCCGCTGGTCTACCGCTACTTCCCCGGCGGCAAGCAGCAGTTGTACGAGGCCGCGGTGCTGGGCGCCGCCGAGGAGCTGACCGGCCGGTTCACCCTCCCCGAGGACGGCGTGCCCACCGAGCGGCTGGGCCGCGCGCTGGACCGCTACCTCGCGTACGTCGACGAGCACGACGCCGCGTACGGGGCGCTGCTGCGCGGCGGCGGGGTGGTGGGCACCAGCCGCACCGACGCGATCGTGGACGGGGTGCGCCGGCGCGCCGCCGACCAGGTGCTGCGCCACCTCGGCGTGGCCGAGCCCGGGCCCCGGCTGGCGATGCTGGTGCGCTCGTGGATCGCCTCGGTGGAGGCGGTCTCGCTGCTGTGGCTGGACGACGGCAAGCAGCCGCCGCTGCCGGAGCTGAGCGGCTGGCTCGTCGACCACTTCACGGCCCTGCTGCTGGCCACCGCCGCCAGCGATCCGGAGACGGCCCGGGTGGCGGCGGCCGCCCTCGCGCAGGAGTCCGGGGACAGCCCCGGCGGCACCCTCCTCGCCCGCATCGCCGAGAGGCTGCGCTGA
- a CDS encoding bestrophin-like domain: MAMYVVSLLSVLGGGAFALLLGRFLGSGRRAAAGEFTGQAQSLIGAVLLSSFILLTGFQVAGAWSALSTARAGTYDEARALGDAYFAAGLLAPADGTEVRRLLRAYTGAVRTAEFPALAHGRTSPAAWRDLDRVRTAVAAAPADGTARQDAKAAAQTALNTVYQARVNRAAQATARMPEPTWLAMLGTGGFLVAFPALLGLSSTARQLTALCFVGAAVAFAICFAGQLDRPFQEPFGVRPAAFALAGTRFDQMDAESGAAAAAAPPR, from the coding sequence ATGGCCATGTACGTCGTGTCGCTGCTGTCCGTCCTCGGCGGCGGCGCCTTCGCGCTCCTCCTCGGCAGGTTCCTCGGCAGCGGACGGCGGGCCGCGGCAGGGGAGTTCACCGGGCAGGCGCAGTCGCTGATCGGCGCGGTGCTGCTCAGCTCGTTCATCCTGCTCACCGGCTTCCAGGTGGCCGGGGCCTGGTCGGCGCTGAGCACCGCCCGCGCGGGCACGTACGACGAGGCCAGGGCGCTGGGCGACGCGTACTTCGCGGCCGGCCTCCTCGCCCCCGCCGACGGCACCGAGGTGCGGCGGCTGCTGCGGGCCTACACCGGGGCGGTGCGCACGGCGGAGTTCCCGGCGCTGGCCCACGGCCGGACCAGCCCCGCCGCCTGGCGGGACCTGGACCGGGTACGTACCGCGGTGGCCGCCGCGCCCGCCGACGGCACCGCGCGGCAGGACGCGAAGGCCGCCGCGCAGACCGCCCTCAACACCGTCTACCAGGCCCGCGTCAACCGGGCCGCGCAGGCCACCGCGCGGATGCCCGAGCCCACCTGGCTGGCGATGCTCGGCACCGGCGGGTTCCTGGTCGCCTTCCCGGCGCTGCTCGGACTCTCGTCCACCGCACGGCAGTTGACGGCACTGTGCTTCGTGGGCGCGGCCGTGGCGTTCGCCATCTGCTTCGCGGGCCAGCTCGACCGGCCGTTCCAGGAGCCGTTCGGGGTGCGCCCGGCCGCGTTCGCTCTGGCCGGTACCCGCTTCGACCAGATGGACGCGGAGTCCGGCGCCGCCGCCGCGGCCGCTCCCCCGCGCTGA
- a CDS encoding nitrate- and nitrite sensing domain-containing protein, whose product MRERRPRRRERRVRQRMLAALLACSAALLAAGAPGVALAAGDLSAAQDRVDAAHLAVRTTVLAHAVADERDAAAVSAAAGRAVLPAADLTRTDQALAAAVRSAPTALRTALAGLSAARRTALAAGDPQHALTAYQRLDDALLRAAGSGTAPLSRAVDAASLEHALLVAALTGEGGQPVLVAEARAARAQEQAGLADFRAAAPPALVARYDRTVAGAAATEAERDTAALLAGPRSARTAGPWAPSGPGRRSPPGWTSCGPSRRPRPPRRRTPRRGTAPTPSASSNCAAPSSGCACCCSPGCWAR is encoded by the coding sequence TTGCGTGAACGACGTCCCAGGCGCCGCGAACGGCGGGTCAGGCAGCGCATGCTGGCCGCCCTGCTGGCCTGCTCCGCCGCCCTGCTGGCCGCCGGGGCGCCCGGCGTCGCTCTGGCGGCCGGCGACCTGTCCGCGGCCCAGGACCGGGTGGACGCCGCGCACCTCGCCGTCCGGACCACCGTCCTGGCGCACGCCGTCGCCGACGAGCGGGACGCCGCCGCCGTCTCGGCCGCCGCGGGCCGCGCCGTCCTGCCCGCCGCCGACCTGACCCGTACCGACCAGGCGCTCGCCGCCGCCGTCCGGTCCGCCCCCACCGCGCTGCGCACCGCCCTGGCAGGCCTGTCCGCCGCCCGGCGCACCGCTCTGGCCGCCGGGGACCCGCAGCACGCCCTGACCGCCTACCAGCGCCTGGACGACGCCCTGCTGCGCGCCGCCGGCTCCGGCACCGCCCCGCTCAGCCGGGCCGTCGACGCGGCGTCCCTTGAGCACGCCCTGCTCGTCGCCGCCCTGACCGGCGAGGGCGGGCAGCCGGTGCTGGTGGCCGAGGCGCGGGCCGCACGTGCCCAGGAGCAGGCCGGCCTCGCCGACTTCCGGGCCGCCGCCCCGCCGGCCCTCGTCGCCCGCTACGACCGCACCGTCGCCGGTGCCGCCGCCACCGAGGCCGAACGCGACACGGCCGCCCTGCTGGCCGGCCCGCGCTCGGCCCGGACGGCCGGGCCCTGGGCGCCGAGCGGGCCGGGGCGGCGCTCACCGCCCGGCTGGACCTCATGCGGTCCGTCGAGACGGCCTCGGCCGCCGAGGAGGCGGACGCCGCGGCGGGGCACCGCTCCCACGCCGTCAGCGTCCTCGAACTGCGCTGCGCCCTCGTCGGGTTGTGCCTGCTGCTGCTCGCCGGGGTGCTGGGCACGGTGA
- a CDS encoding roadblock/LC7 domain-containing protein, with product MSEAERYDRVRITSVPEARVAGRAADDVSHLVAELLDNASAFSAATADIHLAGWVLDSGEVALSVEDSGIGLSMERAAELNVMLADPDPAPPGGAAGIGLYVVSRLAHRHGVRVELRPQPTGGTLAVVVLPQVLVLHLDPLTSVAPAPGDASSAPERLQEAAWQQAPGLPPSHLAARLPGQGRVEDQLPPPAPFQAPASSPVAPSTLWQAYPAVPAEPAPADPAPPSAPVARSRPGTPNRCPRGRDGGPAESDRPRGARRVRRPRCARRPRRARRARAGAAGAGRAAAPGAPGHRDARRPPRGGRVASRRPGGRERPAPPTGGPPEGIGRGTPRRGAGGPRRGRAPRAAPRCGQGRRLARAGRGRTRAARLTRAARARRDRVLAGAVRRAGARRPAPAGHRARPGPGPGPVPSPGPGAAAGTRPGPTVGRGTDVGNGAGRGARRPAPGDDPSRRHRRGGEPLNAASTHSSVLSSEASGLQWLLEDFVEEVPGVRSVAVVSSDGLPLLSSQPDPVPARDPAGQGDGPRMDLAAVVSGLASLTVGAARLMDGGAVRQTTVAMDGGVLAVMSISDGSLLGVHAAADCDLSVVAYNMARFVGRAGHALTPAIRGELRNAMENGTVTPERGR from the coding sequence ATGTCGGAGGCCGAGCGGTACGACCGGGTGCGGATCACCTCGGTGCCCGAGGCGCGGGTGGCCGGCCGGGCAGCCGACGACGTCAGCCACCTGGTGGCCGAACTCCTCGACAACGCCTCCGCGTTCTCCGCGGCCACCGCCGACATCCACCTCGCCGGGTGGGTGCTGGACAGCGGCGAGGTGGCGCTGTCCGTCGAGGACTCCGGCATCGGCCTGTCCATGGAGCGCGCCGCCGAGCTCAACGTGATGCTCGCGGACCCCGACCCGGCGCCGCCCGGCGGGGCGGCCGGGATCGGCCTCTACGTGGTGTCCCGGCTGGCCCACCGGCACGGCGTACGGGTCGAGTTGCGGCCTCAGCCGACCGGCGGCACCCTCGCCGTGGTGGTGCTGCCGCAGGTGCTGGTGCTCCACCTCGACCCGCTCACCTCCGTGGCGCCCGCCCCGGGCGACGCCTCCTCCGCCCCGGAGCGGCTCCAGGAGGCGGCCTGGCAGCAGGCGCCGGGGCTGCCCCCGAGCCACCTCGCGGCCCGCCTCCCGGGCCAGGGCCGGGTCGAGGACCAACTGCCGCCGCCCGCGCCCTTCCAGGCCCCCGCCTCGTCCCCTGTGGCCCCTTCCACGCTGTGGCAGGCGTACCCGGCGGTTCCCGCCGAGCCGGCCCCCGCCGACCCGGCGCCGCCCTCGGCACCCGTGGCCCGGAGCCGCCCCGGCACGCCGAACCGATGCCCCCGCGGCCGGGACGGGGGCCCCGCCGAATCCGATCGCCCCCGCGGTGCCCGCCGGGTACGCCGTCCCCGCTGCGCCCGCCGTCCCCGCCGCGCCCGCCGAGCACGCGCGGGCGCGGCCGGAGCCGGACGCGCTGCCGCGCCGGGTGCGCCAGGCCACCGGGATGCACGCCGACCGCCCCGAGGCGGCCGCGTCGCGTCGCGCCGGCCCGGTGGACGCGAACGGCCTGCGCCGCCAACTGGTGGGCCTCCAGAGGGGATTGGTCGAGGGACGCCGCGACGCGGAGCTGGAGGCCCGCGGCGAGGCCGGGCCCCGCGAGCGGCGCCCCGGTGCGGCCAGGGCCGGCGGCTCGCCCGAGCCGGTCGCGGCCGTACCCGCGCCGCCCGCCTCACCCGCGCCGCCCGCGCCCGGCGCGATCGCGTCCTCGCTGGTGCCGTCCGCCGCGCCGGAGCGCGACGGCCTGCCCCGGCGGGACACCGCGCCCGCCCGGGGCCCGGCCCAGGCCCCGTCCCAAGTCCCGGCCCCGGGGCAGCAGCAGGCACCCGTCCCGGCCCAACCGTCGGGAGAGGGACGGACGTTGGAAACGGCGCGGGGCGCGGAGCCCGGCGGCCGGCACCGGGGGACGACCCGTCCCGGAGACACCGCCGAGGAGGCGAACCGTTGAACGCGGCCAGCACACACAGTTCCGTACTGAGCAGCGAGGCGAGCGGCCTCCAGTGGCTGCTGGAGGACTTCGTGGAGGAGGTGCCCGGCGTCCGCTCGGTCGCCGTGGTCTCCTCCGACGGCCTGCCGCTGCTGAGTTCGCAGCCGGACCCGGTCCCGGCCAGGGACCCGGCGGGCCAGGGTGACGGTCCGCGGATGGACCTGGCCGCCGTGGTCTCCGGCCTGGCCTCGCTCACCGTGGGGGCGGCGCGGCTGATGGACGGCGGCGCCGTACGGCAGACCACCGTCGCGATGGACGGCGGGGTGCTCGCCGTCATGTCGATCAGCGACGGCTCGCTGCTGGGCGTCCACGCCGCCGCCGACTGCGACCTGAGCGTGGTCGCCTACAACATGGCCCGCTTCGTCGGCCGGGCCGGCCACGCGCTCACCCCCGCGATCCGGGGCGAGTTGCGGAACGCGATGGAGAACGGCACCGTCACCCCGGAGCGTGGCCGTTGA
- a CDS encoding AurF N-oxygenase family protein yields MDTRLIDRERTAERLLTASAKHSFDPDTELDWEAPFQEGAWFWPPELLSLYDTPLWRRMPEEQRIALSRQEVASLCASGVWFETILMQLLLRHTYDLDPTSGHVRYALTEIADECRHSKMFARLITTLEAPTYGPSKVDHAMGRVLKTVSTTPGSFTGTLLAEEILDWMQRQTFQDERVQPLVRGVTRIHVVEEARHIRYAREELRRQMARAPRWELALTRTTSAQAARVIARSLINPKVYATVGLDPEEAVAAARQSPHRRDVMRRSAKRLMDFFEEVGLLVGPARPLWKASGLL; encoded by the coding sequence ATGGACACTCGTCTCATCGACCGGGAGAGGACGGCCGAGCGGCTCCTGACGGCCTCGGCGAAACACTCCTTCGACCCGGACACGGAACTCGACTGGGAGGCGCCCTTCCAGGAAGGGGCCTGGTTCTGGCCTCCCGAGCTGCTCTCCCTCTACGACACGCCGCTGTGGCGGCGGATGCCGGAGGAGCAGCGGATCGCGCTCTCGCGCCAGGAGGTCGCGTCGCTGTGCGCCTCCGGGGTGTGGTTCGAGACGATCCTGATGCAGCTGCTGCTGCGGCACACCTACGACCTGGACCCGACCAGCGGCCACGTGCGCTACGCGCTCACCGAGATCGCCGACGAGTGCCGGCACTCCAAGATGTTCGCCCGCCTGATCACCACCCTGGAGGCCCCGACGTACGGGCCGAGCAAGGTGGACCACGCGATGGGACGGGTGCTCAAGACGGTCTCCACCACGCCGGGTTCGTTCACCGGGACGCTGCTGGCCGAGGAGATCCTCGACTGGATGCAGCGGCAGACCTTCCAGGACGAGCGTGTGCAGCCGCTGGTGCGCGGGGTGACCCGCATCCACGTGGTCGAGGAGGCGCGGCACATCCGCTACGCCCGCGAGGAGCTGCGCCGCCAGATGGCCAGGGCGCCGCGCTGGGAGCTGGCCCTGACCCGCACCACCTCGGCGCAGGCGGCCCGGGTGATCGCCCGTTCGCTGATCAACCCGAAGGTGTACGCGACGGTCGGCCTCGACCCCGAGGAGGCGGTTGCGGCGGCGCGGCAGAGCCCGCACCGGCGCGACGTGATGCGCCGCTCGGCGAAGCGGCTGATGGACTTCTTCGAGGAGGTCGGCCTGCTGGTCGGGCCGGCCCGCCCGCTGTGGAAGGCGTCCGGGCTGCTCTGA
- a CDS encoding GTP-binding protein, which translates to MDFAGFDQQEGLQDWQTARGRAPVSTKIVVAGGFGVGKTTFVGAISEIAPLTTEAVMTQASEALDDLAAIPDKTTTTVAMDFGRITLERDLVLYVFGTPGQQRFWFMWDDLVRGAIGAVVLADTRRLADCFPALDYFESSGLPYAVAVNQFEGTAEYSPDDVRDALAVPGHIPVLVIDARERHSVVDALLALVTHALAEQPL; encoded by the coding sequence GTGGACTTCGCAGGCTTTGACCAGCAGGAGGGCCTGCAGGACTGGCAGACGGCCCGCGGCCGCGCGCCGGTCTCCACGAAGATCGTGGTGGCCGGCGGCTTCGGCGTCGGCAAGACCACCTTCGTCGGCGCCATCTCCGAGATCGCTCCGCTCACCACGGAGGCGGTGATGACCCAGGCCAGCGAGGCGCTCGACGACCTCGCCGCGATCCCGGACAAGACCACCACCACCGTGGCGATGGACTTCGGCCGGATCACCCTCGAACGGGACCTGGTCCTCTACGTGTTCGGCACCCCGGGGCAGCAGCGGTTCTGGTTCATGTGGGACGACCTGGTGCGCGGCGCGATCGGCGCGGTGGTGCTCGCCGACACCCGGCGGCTGGCGGACTGCTTCCCGGCACTCGACTACTTCGAGAGCAGCGGCCTGCCCTACGCTGTCGCCGTCAACCAGTTCGAGGGCACGGCCGAGTACAGTCCGGACGACGTCCGTGACGCGCTCGCCGTTCCCGGCCACATCCCGGTGCTGGTCATCGACGCGCGGGAGCGGCACTCCGTGGTGGACGCCCTGCTCGCGCTGGTCACCCACGCCCTGGCCGAGCAGCCCCTGTAA